TAATGAGACTTCCTCATATTTATTTACCATCACGCTATCATAATCGCCCCTTACCACTACCGAAACTTCACTATTACAAAATCGATAGCAGATCGTTACAGCAGAAGCTAAAAAATATTGCTAATACGACGCTTATCTTCTTCAATGATATTAAACAAATGGAAAAATATTATGCTGCACTTCCTGAACATATCCAAAATGATGGGACGATCGTCTACTCAAATGATGATGAACGCCATGATAAAGTAGAAGCGATTCGACGTGGTGAGTATCGTTTTATATTTACAACGACCATATTGGAACGTGGATTTACACAGGAGAACTTATCAGTCTGGGTCATCAATAGTGAACAGTTTACGTGGGACAGTCTCGTACAGATAGCAGGCAGGGTTGATAGAAAAGGGACAATTGCAAATGGAGAAGTCATCTTCTACCATGAAGGGCTGAGTGCCCACATGACAAGAGCAATACACACAATTAAAAGGATGAACAAAAAACATGATCAAACGATGTCTGCAGTGTGAAGCGCAAATACCTATCACCTTAACAATCAATACATTATTCCATCAGCCGAAATTATTATGTGAACAGTGCACTGCATCATTTATGAAAGTTGAGACGAAACGCTGCAGCCACTGTCATAAGAAACTTGCTGACGATGAAAAGGAATGCAGAGACTGTCTGTTTCTTGCGAAATATAACGTAAAAATAGAAAAAATCTATACGATTACAGATTACTCACCGTCTGTAAAATCTATGATCATACAATATAAAGGGATGGGCGACTATGCTCTCAGCAAGGCATTTGCGGAAATTCTGTTAATGCATTACCCAGCGCACTTCTTTAGACAGTACGACTATATCATCGCAATGCCGATATCAGAAACACGACTGCATGACAGAGGATTCAATCAAGTCGCTGCAATATTAGACGCAGCACACATACCCCATCATGATGTATTAGCAACACATTATC
Above is a window of Macrococcoides canis DNA encoding:
- a CDS encoding ComF family protein, with translation MIKRCLQCEAQIPITLTINTLFHQPKLLCEQCTASFMKVETKRCSHCHKKLADDEKECRDCLFLAKYNVKIEKIYTITDYSPSVKSMIIQYKGMGDYALSKAFAEILLMHYPAHFFRQYDYIIAMPISETRLHDRGFNQVAAILDAAHIPHHDVLATHYRDKQSKMTKKERLKQKNPFYMKQPLKDGSRILLIDDIYTTGLTVHQAASVLLSNKDCKVEVLAFARA
- a CDS encoding DEAD/DEAH box helicase — translated: MSLQIPFELTAQQKRASDYIVNQFHKNEDSLLYAVTGAGKTEMMLQAVAEARRLGCNVAITAPRTDVVKELALRIQEYMPKTQIDILYGGHQALTEGHLVVATVHQLIQFNQHFELIIVDEIDAFPMNYDPRLSKVLERALHENGTIIYLSATPPARLMRLPHIYLPSRYHNRPLPLPKLHYYKIDSRSLQQKLKNIANTTLIFFNDIKQMEKYYAALPEHIQNDGTIVYSNDDERHDKVEAIRRGEYRFIFTTTILERGFTQENLSVWVINSEQFTWDSLVQIAGRVDRKGTIANGEVIFYHEGLSAHMTRAIHTIKRMNKKHDQTMSAV